One part of the Ornithodoros turicata isolate Travis chromosome 2, ASM3712646v1, whole genome shotgun sequence genome encodes these proteins:
- the LOC135385378 gene encoding low-density lipoprotein receptor-related protein 1B-like, whose translation MQTFGWVLVLVAASLLTVYSVEAGCPHFTSGQNCESCSGFLCNNGMCIPEGWKCDGDGDCSDGEDELKDCPVPDCDEETFLCNPLNICLSKRYACDMNADCPDGSDEADCETHPCDGFKCNNFKCINGDFKCDGDDDCKDGSDEENCPVPECDDPKLLCEPRKKCLREADICDKRSDCPDGSDEQNCEEYDCGESRFKCANNKCINKDYECDGDDDCTDGSDEADCETRACDGFKCNNFKCINGDLKCDGDDDCKDGSDEENCPVPECDDPKLLCEPRKKCLREADICDKRSDCPDGSDEQNCEEYDCGESRFKCANNKCINKNYKCDGDDDCKDGSDEADCILLECEDSRQLCAPRVRCLDATDICDARKDCPDGSDELNCEEYECGEERFKCANLKCIKKAFKCDGDDDCGDDSDEEGCPVPECTEGQFLCLPRKKCLARSDVCNLDVDCPDGSDEQDCENYECEGYKCNNNKCVNSRYVCDGDDDCGDNSDETDCTD comes from the exons ATGCAAACGTTCGGTTGGGTACTTGTCCTCGTTGCAGCCTCGCTGCTAACG GTTTATAGCGTAGAGGCTGGATGTCCGCATTTCACTTCTGGGCAGAACTGCGAAAGTTGCTCAGGATTCCTTTGTAACAACGGTATGTGCATTCCTGAAGGATGGAAATGTGACGGCGACGGTGATTGCTCTGATGGCGAAGATGAACTTAAGGATTGTCCCGTACCTGACTGCGATGAGGAAACGTTTTTGTGCAACCCATTGAACATATGTTTGTCCAAACGGTACGCTTGCGACATGAACGCTGACTGTCCCGACGGGTCCGACGAAGCCGACTGCGAAACTCATCCTTGCGACGGCTTCAAATGCAACAACTTCAAGTGCATTAACGGCGACTTTAAATGTGATGGCGACGACGACTGCAAAGACGGTTCAGACGAAGAGAATTGCCCTGTTCCGGAATGTGATGACCCAAAGTTGCTCTGCGAACCCAGGAAGAAGTGTCTTCGGGAAGCGGATATCTGCGATAAACGCAGCGACTGCCCCGATGGCTCAGATGAACAAAATTGCGAGGAATACGATTGTGGAGAGTCGAGATTCAAGTGCGCTAACAACAAGTGCATCAATAAAGACTACGAGTGTGATGGAGACGATGACTGTACTGACGGGTCTGACGAAGCCGACTGCGAAACTCGTGCTTGCGACGGCTTCAAATGCAACAACTTCAAGTGCATTAACGGCGACTTAAAATGTGATGGCGACGACGACTGCAAAGACGGTTCAGACGAAGAGAATTGCCCTGTTCCGGAATGTGATGACCCAAAGTTGCTCTGCGAACCCAGGAAGAAGTGTCTTCGGGAAGCGGATATCTGCGATAAACGCAGCGACTGCCCCGATGGCTCAGATGAACAAAATTGCGAGGAATACGATTGTGGAGAGTCGAGATTCAAGTGCGCTAACAACAAGTGCATCAACAAAAACTACAAGTGTGATGGTGACGATGACTGTAAAGACGGGTCTGACGAAGCCGACTGCATTCTGCTCGAGTGTGAAGACAGCCGTCAACTCTGTGCGCCTAGGGTTAGGTGTCTTGACGCAACGGATATCTGCGATGCAAGGAAGGACTGTCCTGATGGTTCTGACGAGCTAAACTGCGAAGAGTACGAATGCGGCGAAGAAAGGTTCAAATGTGCTAACCTCAAGTGTATTAAGAAAGCGTTCAAATGCGATGGAGACGATGATTGCGGCGATGACTCTGATGAAGAAGGCTGTCCCGTGCCCGAATGTACCGAAGGCCAATTCCTATGTCTACCAAGAAAGAAATGTTTGGCAAGGTCCGACGTGTGTAACCTCGACGTAGATTGTCCAGATGGTTCCGACGAACAGGACTGCGAAAACTACGAATGCGAGGGCTAcaagtgcaacaacaacaagtgcGTGAACAGCAGGTACGTCTGCGACGGAGATGATGACTGCGGCGACAACTCTGATGAAACAGATTGCACAGATTAA